A window of Malania oleifera isolate guangnan ecotype guangnan chromosome 5, ASM2987363v1, whole genome shotgun sequence contains these coding sequences:
- the LOC131155666 gene encoding probable glycosyltransferase At5g03795 isoform X1, translated as MEKNFKVYRYPDGDLNTYYQTRRKLTGNYASEEYFFQTIRDSRFRADDADQSHLFFIPISCHKMRAKIQKHFQWNSPPIRYDTFHMVMYDLWLHHHVIKY; from the exons ATGGAGAAGAATTTCAAGGTTTATAGATATCCAGATGGTGATCTCAACACGTACTACCAGACGCGGAGGAAGCTCACCGGAAATTACGCCAGCGAGGAGTATTTCTTCCAGACTATTAGAGACTCTCGATTTCGCGCTGACGATGCGGATCAGTCCCATTTGTTTTTCATCCCGATCTCTTGTCACAAGATGCGAGCGAAG ATCCAAAAGCACTTCCAATGGAATTCACCTCCAATCAGATATGATACATTTCATATGGTCATGTATGATCTCTGGTTGCACCATCATGTCATCAAGTACTAA
- the LOC131155665 gene encoding uncharacterized protein LOC131155665 isoform X1, which produces MKKKKKSSRNSTMQWPNSVWLSTVHPLMTNLSNSQAKASIPRTPIRIPSALYDYNDGNASGVTIPPPSHVKTITSPSNPFVKHCLKLRHSSSYRHFHGSALVVGTTPIREIYRFQDSMEERSTTIDCLLLLDKAKIPKFLNDFPVRIVHINSMVMKRLSGVQSSESIEAIALMRIPKSFHNVDDNQWEVDCQSWFPSPHRILVLDGIQDPGNLGTLLRSALAFRWGGAFLLPGCCDPFNEKALRASRGASFQLPIVSGDWTHLEALRNEFHMKMFAGHPDSNEDLRSVSCLSKGLSDSLTDTSLCLVLGSEGSGLSEKSRQVCELVSIPMAGEFESLNVSVAGGILLYMLQPQQQIYS; this is translated from the exons atgaagaagaagaagaagagcagcaGAAATAGTACAATGCAATGGCCAAACTCAGTCTGGCTATCAACCGTTCATCCATTAATGACTAACTTGTCGAATTCACAGGCTAAGGCGTCAATTCCTCGGACTCCAATTCGAATTCCAAGTGCCCTGTATGATTATAACGATGGTAACGCTTCTGGAGTGACTATTCCTCCGCCTTCTCATGTGAAAACTATCACAAGCCCATCGAACCCATTTGTCAAGCACTGCCTCAAGCTTCGCCACAGCTCTTCTTATCGCCACTTCCATGGTTCAGCTCTCGTTGTAGGCACAACCCCAATAAG GGAAATTTACAGGTTTCAAGATTCGATGGAAGAGAGATCAACTACAATTGATTGTTTACTTTTACTGGACAAAGCTAAAATTCCCAAATTTTTGAATGATTTCCCTGTTCGTATTGTGCATATAAACTCAATGGTGATGAAAAGACTTTCTGGGGTGCAGTCTTCTGAATCTATTGAAGCAATTGCTCTAATGAGAATTCCAAAGAGTTTCCACAATGTAGATGACAACCAATGGGAGGTAGATTGCCAGAGTTGGTTTCCATCTCCACATCGAATTCTAGTCCTTGATGGGATACAG GACCCAGGTAACCTTGGAACATTGCTTAGATCTGCTTTGGCCTTTAGATGG GGTGGTGCCTTTTTGCTCCCTGGATGCTGTGATCCATTCAATGAGAAAGCACTCCGAGCTAGCCGTGGAGCTTCCTTTCAGCTTCCAATTGTTTCTGGCGACTGGACTCATCTAGAGGCTCTTAGGAATGaatttcatatgaaaatgttTGCTGGTCATCCCGACAGTAACGAAGATTTGAGATCAGTTTCTTGCCTCTCTAAAGGGCTCTCAGATTCTTTAACAGATACCTCATTATGCTTGGTCTTGGGCAGCGAAGGTAGTGGTCTTTCGGAGAAATCTAGGCAAGTGTGTGAGCTTGTAAGCATCCCAATGGCAGGAGAGTTTGAGTCTCTCAATGTTTCAGTTGCAGGCGGgattttattatatatgttaCAGCCTCAGCAACAGATATACAGTTGA
- the LOC131155665 gene encoding uncharacterized protein LOC131155665 isoform X2: protein MKKKKKSSRNSTMQWPNSVWLSTVHPLMTNLSNSQAKASIPRTPIRIPSALYDYNDGNASGVTIPPPSHVKTITSPSNPFVKHCLKLRHSSSYRHFHGSALVVGTTPIREIYRFQDSMEERSTTIDCLLLLDKAKIPKFLNDFPVRIVHINSMVMKRLSGVQSSESIEAIALMRIPKSFHNVDDNQWEVDCQSWFPSPHRILVLDGIQGGAFLLPGCCDPFNEKALRASRGASFQLPIVSGDWTHLEALRNEFHMKMFAGHPDSNEDLRSVSCLSKGLSDSLTDTSLCLVLGSEGSGLSEKSRQVCELVSIPMAGEFESLNVSVAGGILLYMLQPQQQIYS from the exons atgaagaagaagaagaagagcagcaGAAATAGTACAATGCAATGGCCAAACTCAGTCTGGCTATCAACCGTTCATCCATTAATGACTAACTTGTCGAATTCACAGGCTAAGGCGTCAATTCCTCGGACTCCAATTCGAATTCCAAGTGCCCTGTATGATTATAACGATGGTAACGCTTCTGGAGTGACTATTCCTCCGCCTTCTCATGTGAAAACTATCACAAGCCCATCGAACCCATTTGTCAAGCACTGCCTCAAGCTTCGCCACAGCTCTTCTTATCGCCACTTCCATGGTTCAGCTCTCGTTGTAGGCACAACCCCAATAAG GGAAATTTACAGGTTTCAAGATTCGATGGAAGAGAGATCAACTACAATTGATTGTTTACTTTTACTGGACAAAGCTAAAATTCCCAAATTTTTGAATGATTTCCCTGTTCGTATTGTGCATATAAACTCAATGGTGATGAAAAGACTTTCTGGGGTGCAGTCTTCTGAATCTATTGAAGCAATTGCTCTAATGAGAATTCCAAAGAGTTTCCACAATGTAGATGACAACCAATGGGAGGTAGATTGCCAGAGTTGGTTTCCATCTCCACATCGAATTCTAGTCCTTGATGGGATACAG GGTGGTGCCTTTTTGCTCCCTGGATGCTGTGATCCATTCAATGAGAAAGCACTCCGAGCTAGCCGTGGAGCTTCCTTTCAGCTTCCAATTGTTTCTGGCGACTGGACTCATCTAGAGGCTCTTAGGAATGaatttcatatgaaaatgttTGCTGGTCATCCCGACAGTAACGAAGATTTGAGATCAGTTTCTTGCCTCTCTAAAGGGCTCTCAGATTCTTTAACAGATACCTCATTATGCTTGGTCTTGGGCAGCGAAGGTAGTGGTCTTTCGGAGAAATCTAGGCAAGTGTGTGAGCTTGTAAGCATCCCAATGGCAGGAGAGTTTGAGTCTCTCAATGTTTCAGTTGCAGGCGGgattttattatatatgttaCAGCCTCAGCAACAGATATACAGTTGA
- the LOC131155666 gene encoding probable glycosyltransferase At5g03795 isoform X2, whose translation MEKNFKVYRYPDGDLNTYYQTRRKLTGNYASEEYFFQTIRDSRFRADDADQSHLFFIPISCHKMRAKGTPFENMTIIVQNYVESLTLKYPYWNRT comes from the exons ATGGAGAAGAATTTCAAGGTTTATAGATATCCAGATGGTGATCTCAACACGTACTACCAGACGCGGAGGAAGCTCACCGGAAATTACGCCAGCGAGGAGTATTTCTTCCAGACTATTAGAGACTCTCGATTTCGCGCTGACGATGCGGATCAGTCCCATTTGTTTTTCATCCCGATCTCTTGTCACAAGATGCGAGCGAAG GGTACACCATTTGAAAACATGACCATCATTGTCCAAAATTATGTGGAGAGCTTAACATTGAAGTATCCTTATTGGAATAGAACCTAG